The genomic segment gggcaggggagggcaccGCCCCACTTGGGGCAATGGCTCCAGACCCACAGGTCTGGAAGGAACTGTTTCCAGACAATCATCCCAAGCAAAGCTCAAGGATTTGTGCAGGAACCTAAAGATGCCCATCATCCAAAGAGACAAAACTCAAAATGCCCAGCAGCCAAGCAACATTATCAAGCATGGACAGTGGGGAAACAGACTCAGCATGAGGAGAAAATCAGTTGGTAAAACCGCCCCAGATGTTAGGGTTAGCAGAGATGTTAGATCAGTTATTGTAACCACAGTCCATGTGGTTACGAACTGAAGTAGAAACACAGAAGATGTGACACACGCTAGAGACACACACTGGTGGGCGTGAGCAGCAGGTCAGATGCGCAGGGCTGCAGGCGCATGGCCAACACATGGGCAACGAGTCCTGAGGACGGGAGAAGGCAGAAACTGAAAACACAGGAAGAAATCATGTTgacagagatacaaatgtagggatccgaaggggtacgtgcaccccgatgtttatagcagcaatgtccacaatagccaaactgtggaaagagccaagatgtccatcgacagatgaatggataaaaaagatgtggtagatatatatgatggaatattatgcagccatcaaaaggaatgagatcttgccatttgcaatgacgtggatggaactggagggtattatgctgagcgaaataagtcaaacagagaaagacatgtatcatatgacctcactgatatgaggaattcttaatctcaggaaacaaactgagggttgctggagtggggggtggggtgggaggaatggggtgactgggtgatggacactggggagggtatgtgctctggtaagtgctgtgaattgtgcaagactgttgaatctcagatctgtacctctgaaacaaataatgcaatatatgttaagaaaaaaaaaagaagaagatagtaggaagggaaaaatgaaggggggaaaatcggagggggggacgaaccatgagagacgatggactccgaaaaacaaactgagggttctagaggggagggggctgggaggatgggttagcctggtgatgggtattaaggagggcacgttctgcatggagcactgggtgttatacacaaacagtgaatcatggaacactacagctaaaactaatgatgtaatgtatggtgactaacataataaaataaaattaattaaaaaaaaaagaaatcatggttGAAAATCTGATAAAAGCTACAAAGCCACAGATCTAAGAACTCAACAAACTATAAGctcaagaaacatgaagaaagcCATACAGGGCCCGTTGTCATAAATTGCTCAAAAGAACGacgagaaaatcttaaaagcagctggAGGAACAAAGGCAAACATGACTGATTACTCATCAGAAACAAGAGGGGTGAGAACAGGATGGGACAACCTCTTTCCAGTTCTGAAAACAGCTGTCCAGCTACCCTTTCACGCAAAGCGCAAATATCGTTCCAAAACGAATGTGAAATAAAGACACCTTTGAACAaccaaaatctgaaagaattcatCAGCAGCAGACCTGCACTGCAAGAAACATGACGAGACATCCTCAGATGGGGGACGCCACGTGGAACCTGGACCTGCGAGCAGCAGCCACGAGCAGTGCCCATGAACCACCAGGCAATGGGTACACAGCTACGCTTTACTTCTTACACTTGGAGTCTCTGTATAAACAAACAGTATAGCTCAGGTTTACAAAACACGTCAACGTAAGACACAGAACAACAGAAGCCCAAAGATCCAGAGCAGAATAGAGATGCGCCATCGTAAGGAGGTTGCACCGCAGACACGTTATGATGTCACTCAAAGCTGCTCCTCAAACACCAAGGCACCTCCTCCAGAAGTTACAGAGGACGAGCTgacagaggggacagagggatAGCATAAGAATATCCAATTCATCCAAAAAAggccaaagagagagacagagggacagagggagggagacaggcaggcagatgcagacaaagaggaaagagaatgaggGACAGACAGAACAAACAGCAAGACAacaaatttggggtttttttagattGAACAGTAATCAATGAactaaaagacagaaaaacaacagagaaagtcaatgaaACCGAAAGCTGGTTCTTGGTGGAAATCAGTAAACCTGAACGTCTGGTGGGACTGAGGTCCTCAACACGACACGGGACATCCAGGAAACACCCCAGCGAGAACAAACAGGTGCGTCAATCTATACCACAGAACACCGCGCAGCGGCCACCAGGAAGGAGCAACACGGGCCACGACACGTCACGACATGGGTCACAACACGTGTCACGACACGCATCACGACACGCGTCACAACACGGAGGAATCCGAGAGCAATCACGTCGAGCGCAGGGAACCCAACAAAAGAGAGCGCACGCCATGGGACTCCATTCCTAGGACGTTCGAGGACAGGACACAAGGCAGATGGCCACCAGGGTGTGGCATGCGGGTTGGGGGaccatttgtaaaataggagaaggaagggatagAGGAGTGATCCCCGAAGAGTACAAGAAATTGGGGGGTTTTCTTGACTGTATAAGAGCCAAACATTTCAAACTGTGCACTGCACATAATGTGCAGAATTTGTCCCATAACACCTTAATGCTGCTATTTTCCTACATGACGTTTGTCTAGGATGAGAGAGGACAgcccgcccgccccccaccctgcacTCACCCAAAGAGCTGGTGCCTGTTAAGGGTGTAGAGAAGGTAGTCGGCCAGGGTCTCCTCCCCCACCAGGTGGTCCAGCACGGTTCCTGGAACCAGGAGGCCAGCGTGAGGTGGAGACCGGCTCCCGGCTCACCAGAGCACTGCTGCTCCTGCCCACTCTGCCTCGGCTGTAAGCTGGGCGAAGGCAGGCGCACTCCAGGCCGTGGGGGTCCACGGGGTCAGAGCAGTGGCCCACGTCACTGGGAGCAAGGGCTGACAGGCTGCCTGCCATGCTCGCTCAGCACGCTCTGAGGTGTCTGCCACGGCCGGGCCGAGAAAAGTAGGCACAAGCCGCCAGGCCCGGCAGCAGGAGGGGGCACTAAGCGGGGGCTCCAACTCACCACACAGGGCCAGCTTCAGGCCCATCTCCACACTTTCGATCCGAGGGGCCAGCACCCCGGGAGTGTCCAGCAGGAACATCAGTGGCCGCTCACACACCTGCGGACAGAGAGGACGGTCGGGCCATCCGCTCCCTCCAGGCGTTCTGCTGGGCGGCCCCTGGAGCCAGGCTGCTAGGTTCCTAAGGCTCTGAGAAGGCCCCAGGGCCCTGTGCCGATGGGTTCGTCCTTTTCAGGAAGCTCTTGGCTTCCCCGCAGGATCAGTTCCCATTGAGTTTGGAGAATAAATCAGAGCAACAGTTTCTCCTCCCAGAGCAAAAACGGCAAGTGTGGATGGGCCGAGCTGAGCCTGGGAGAACGggccactgtgtgaccttgggcaggtgccTCGGTTCCCTCATCCATAAAACAGGGGTGAGAGCACGCCCTCCCAGAGGTCTGATGTAAGGGCGCTGCGGTGCCCGGCACGTGGCAAGCACTCAGTGGGAACAGAGTGGAGGAGAAGGCAggcagcccacccacagccctcAGGAAGCACCAGGCGTGTGTGCGTGGAACTCTAGACCCAGGAGCCAAGGACCCTACCTGAATTCTGGACATCACAGCTCTGGTGATCCCAGGCTCACCGCCCACCCTGGTAGCTTTTCCTACAGGATGAAAAGGGGCTGTCGAATGCGGTCAACACACGAAGCCTGGCATACGAGCTACAGGATAAGGAATGAGACACATGGAAATCTACGAAGGCCCACATGAGCTTGTGTTCAGTTCAGCTCCAAACCAGCTCACAGCAGTGACTCTTCTACTAAAACTTGCCTCCCAGTGCCTGGAAAGGTGCTCCAAGACCTTCCAAGGGACCAGCAGGCAAGCACCTGACCGTGAAGGTCCCCACAGAGCTCTTCCTTCAGCACCCCAGCTTCTGCCTCCAGGACTTGACCCCATGCCCCCGACACTGACCCTGCACCCTGCGAGTCTGCCCCCACAGCACTGCCCGCGACAGGCCTGTGAGCTGAGTTCCTGTCCAAGGGGCCAAGTCAACGCAAGAGTAAAGAGATACACGTGTCTGCCAGTGACGCATGGAAAAGCAAAACGTGGTACAGAAACCCAACAGGGTATTATTCAGCCTTGCAAAGAAGGAAATCTGGACACAGCCACAGCATGAATGGACCCTGAGGACATTACGCTCAGTGAAACAAGTCGAACACGAAAGGACGGATACTGTGTGACTGCACTCATGTGAGGtccagacagaaagcagattagtggtgcCCAGGCTGGTTAGTGTTTGTTTAAAGACTTCCAATTGGAGACAATGGAAAAGTCTAGAAATAGTCTGATGGATACACAGCACTGAATATACTGAatgccacaatttttttaaagccacaatttttttaaagccataattaaagaaaaataaattttaaaaaatagatgatttGGCAAGTCTGCAATGAGCACCAAAAACATCATCTGCAAAATAATGGCTGGGCTAGTTCAGTCTGGGGGTCTGTGTACTGGAAGCGGGTTTGTTAACAGATCATACATCGCTGGTGTGGAAAACAAAGCCAACGTGGACCTGGTGCGAAACTTGAAAATACTTAATGGAACAAAGGGTAAAGCACAGCGAGTGAGTAGAGTGGGCACATCTTCGAGACTCCAAGACAGGGTGAACACAATCAAGGAGGTGCTCAGGCAGCTCCCGGAGGCCATTCCCGAGCCGGGGGGGATGCCGTTTTCcagccgggcgggggggggggcgcctcaCCAAATGCCTCCCACCTGACATCAGGTCTCATCTATGCAGCAGGGCCCTGAGACTTCAATGAGGGAGAAGACAAAACCACCAAAGAGCAGAAAAATCACCCACATATTAAACATCAACGTTTCATGTTcaggagagaaaacaaattcaGTATAAAATGTGTAACAGGATGACTCTGTATCACCATTTAACCTTACATCAGACAGTTAACTGGGTCCTTTGGGTGCAGAGACCACCCCGAGGGCCGTGAGGCTCTGGCTATGGGAGTTTTGTCTCGGGCCCCGAGGAAGAGTGGTCCCTCTCTTTTCACAGCATGAAAGGCGGTACCTTTCCTGAGGTGCTGTCTCCTGAGCGCGTTGATGAGTGAGGACTTGCCCACATTGGGGATCCCGATCACCATGGCGCAGTACTCCAGGCTCTGCCCAGGCACAAGAGCAGGGAGTCAGGGGTCCACCCAGACCACCCGGACCACCCAGAGCCCTGCCCACAGCCCCGCCCATGGCCTCATCTGGCCCATGCTAGGGCCCCCAAGCCCAGGTCTGTGTTCAGGGGAAGGAGGGTCACTGTGGAGGCCACCCCACCCTTCCTGTGGCGAGAACAAGAGCACACAGGGCAGCTCCACAGGCGGGGGCAGCAGCCCCCTCCCAGGCACCTATAGCAGCACAGAGAGAACCCCAAGGAGTTCTGCAGCTCAGTCACGGCCCAGCACGGGGACTGCTTGACCGCCGCTTAGCTGCTGAGCCCGGGCTCCTCAGGAGGGACCAGCCCACGGCCCGCACTGGAACCCACAACCAACCTCTCCTCGATGATAGCGGTAACTGCTCTCAACCAGTCCTCTGACCATCGGGATGATCTGCAAAGGACAAACCACACAGAAATGGCTTCTTCCTGGGCTTCTGGAGGCGGTGTACTCCCGGGTCCAGCATCAGGGAACCAGGACTGTCCACATCAGGATTTAGAATGTGCTGGGGCCCCAAGGGGGGGCAGTGATCTGTGCCATGTCCTGTCCCTCCACCGGCAGTGAGCAGGTCAGCCCCCCAGAGGGTGACAGGTCTGACTGCAGCCACCTCCTGCCAAGCCAGTGAAATAATCCTAACGTACAACTGCAGAAAACGCGGCCCCAGACCTCCAGAAGCCCGTCCCCGCCACGGCCCCGAGTGCACATGACAGCCTGGCACCGCACTCCGCAGTCACAAGCTGTCCGAGCCCACCCGCTCCCGACCAGGACCCCCGCAAGCCCACGGACTGTCTCCGAAACTCTGCTTCTTGTGAGAGCAAGAGATGATCTGTGGGATTTCTTAAGTGTATTTAAGCAAAAGCACTAGAGTGCGAAACAGAGGGACACCTACCTGCTTGATATTCTCATCCCTTACACAGTTGGTGAAAACAACATTTTTTAGGCCTTCTCCTTCTAAGTGTTGTATAATTTTCTGAAagagaatatttccattttatatactaAATGCAAATATGGGTGGCATGATAGGCTAAAATCCAAGAATCTGAGCTTAgaaccccaaccccacccccgcCACAGGGCCAGGCGTGTTCCCTGGCTCAGAGCCACCGCAGCAGGGCCTGGGAAGAGCCAGGCCGTGGGGGGGGCAGGCGCAGCAGGTGCTGAAGCACCgcgggcagagggcagagggcctCGGGCAGAGCGCAGGAGCGCCTGGCCCCCCcgtgagggcaggagggaagtgCCCCGGCCAGGGGCCCATGTACTCCGGGCTCCAGCGGGGAAGAAGGCTCAGCGCAGCACCACTGCCTCTCAGGACTCAGCCCCTTCACGTACAAGGAGCCTCTTCCAGCTTCAAACAGTTCTGGTCTCCACTGGTGATCCTGTTATACCGGAGTACTCTGCCTAGCTCCCCTGTAAACTGAGGCTTGAACCCAATCCaattacaaaatatatgtaatgttTTAAAAGCCCAAAAGTAAACTAAGGCTAATATGAATTTACTGGTCTTAACACTAAACGAATACAGTGTAGGAATCCTGTTTTTTAAAACCAGTAGGATATTGTTTGATCAGCTACTGACCTAAAAATATGGTTGATGCCTAAATGAACAAGAAGTGATCCACTAATTTagttttacttatgtattttagTTATTCGTTAGATGATGCAGATTAAGACACAGGCCACAACAAAGACGTATGTGTATAAATTCACAGTGGATGTTCCCACCCAGCACTCAGAGGCAGACATGAGGAGCCACTGCTGGGGGCTTCTCCACTCCTCTCCAGGACCTCTGCCACAGACGCACCTGAGAACAGCTCCCAGCCGGGGGAGACACTGCTGTGTCCCTATGGGAGGTCACCTTAGTGCCCAGCACTCTACAAAAATTAGCATTTAAGGGCAGAAGCAATCACTGATTAAGACTCAAATCTCAACCAATAAAAGCAAAGCTTGTGATAAATTACTACATCTGCACATGCACTGAGACCCATGAGCACCTAGTTCCTGGAGGACCTGAGCTGCCCGATCTGCACAGCAGGAGGACTCAAAATGACAACAGGTGCCTGCACCTGGCTCAGGGGTCGCTTCTGCTTGGATTCTCAAAAGAACTCCGGTGGCTTCAGTGTTTGATGTTTCCCTGGAAACCTTGACACAGAGGCTTGTGGTTGGGGCTTAAGTAACTCAAACATACCACAATCAACTAAGATTGAAcgggctccatgtccagcatagagtctgcttctccctctccctctgcccctccccactcccccgagctctctctctctctctctctctctctaaaataaataaaataggggcccctgggtggctcagtcagtgaagcgtttGCCTTCAAACAAGCAGATCCCtggctcctgggatccagccaaggcatcaggagcctgcttctccctctgcccctcctcccccaaccccgcttgtgatctctctctcagataaataaataaaatcttaaaggaaaggaaagggaagaaaaaagaagaaaagaatataaagctttttaaaaacaagaaaggaaaccTATACTACATTctggaaacaaagagaaaactgcACTAAGAGCCTGACAACGGGCGGGCTGCACCGGCTCCGGCGGCCGCCCTTTGCGCAGGAAGAACAGAGGGGAGCGCCTGAAAACAGCATGTCCAGACCTCCGTGTTTCTCGAACTTCTGCGACACATGGGAAAACCTGCACTGGGTCACTTGGTCACTCGCGTCCCCCAACCCTGCCTGCTTTGAAGAAGTTCCTTTGGGCCCCCCACCCTGCTAGTTTCCAAATCACTGGGTGTGCAGGACTGGCCGGCCAGTGTGGGTGCCTGGGGTAAATGCAGCCATCATGGGAGACCTCCAGGTCAGTACCTGTGGCCTGCGCCTGTGGCCACCGGCCTCACACAGCTACCAAAACGCAACTCGTCACAATGAAATAAACTGTGAACATCGGCGCTGCAGCCAGAGCCCCACTTCAGTGTTCCCAGCCAAACGGGCCAGAGGCCACACAGTGAGGCACCAGGCTCCAGCCGCACAGCCCGGCCATGTCCCATAAGAGAGGCACATCTTGGTCCTTTGGACCATAAATTAATCATTATAAATTAGAGGGAGGCATGTCATTTTGAGAAATCATATAGGAATACCTCTGCAAACAAAGGGTTGTTTGCCAAAGCAAGACTGCCTGGGTGAATCAACACCGTGTTTGTTTGCAATCCCAGACACAGGAACCCTAAGGGTGACGGCATCTGGGACGGGCACCTTCACCTGCTGCTCTTTCAGATCCGCCAAGTCCATTTTGTTGAGGACCAGCATGTGAGGCTTAAGCCCAAGAGTTTCCTGAAACAGAGGATTGCGGCCTGAAAGTGGAATGTGGCAAAATTAAGGCAAAAACTCCCTCAGTGCTTTACCAGCCCATTAATTTATCTTGTCCATCTTGTTACACAGACTGACACCATCTTCAGAAGGAACTGAGCAGAGGAGGAAACCCAATCTCAGTGCAAGTACCTGCCAGCCAGCCCAGCTTCACGCTCCAAGAAAGATGAGACCAACCCCCCGTCCTGCCCTCCCGGCTGGGGAAAAGGACACCTGGTCGCTGCCGCGTTCCCACTGCAGACACGCAGGGCAGTGGGTCTCACATGCCTTCCCCAACAGGAATGATGGTGgcgaaaacaaacacaaagctcAGTGGAAGGTTTTGTAACTGGTTGTTTGTTTAGCTGCCAAGGTACATAACAAAATGAATGATCTGATCACTCCAAAACAGCGCATCCCGTAAAGTCCTAATCAGTCTATCTCAAACCACTGCCCCCCTCTGGTTACCGCCAAAGGGATGAGGGTCCCCATGGAAACCATCCTTGAAGGTTCTGCCTCCTCGCCCTCAGCCAGGGACCCTCAGGGAATCAGGATAGGTCCCACCTCATGGGACCCTAACACAGGCAGGAAGAGAGGCCTATATATTTATCTTCTGAACACTCAGCTCCTACTGAGTCCAGGTGTGAAATTCCCGAGGCCTCCAGCACACCCTGGGTCTAGACACCAGTTAAGGGCTATGCCCTCACCCCACACAAAAGGACTTTCCATAAATCTCACTCTTCCCTCAAGGGTTAACCAGTCCTGTGTAACTCAGAATACCAAAAGCCTCAGACTCCCTCCCAGGGCCCCTAACCCAGCCCAGGGTTCCTTGCCAGGTCCTGGAGAAAAAGGCAGAGGTCTAGAAACCAAAAGGACAGATGTCCACTCACTGTGCAGTGAGTAACAATTACAGGTTTATCATTTTTGATAATCAAACATATGACTGCCAGCAAACACTTCTGACCAGCATGGGATATCCTATAAATTGACATATTTAGCCTACAGTAAATAAACTTGACACTTTATTACAAAAGTTCCAGAGTCTTTGAAATAGTGAAAATGGTCCCTCATCTGACGTCCTTGAGCTGGTAACAACTCTCAAACCAACACCTTCATCACATAAAGAGAACCCAAACATAGctcaaaaacaacagaaacaaggTCTGAAAGTATATTCATTAGTGAACAAGATCACCAGATCTTGCCAATTCACGCCTCGGGCACAGAGGAAAACCCTGTTGGCCGTCACATTTCAATCCAGCTTGCATAACCCCACCGAGAGAACCCACTGCTGGACTGGACGGGAGGTCTGGGTGTGCCAGGCAGAGGTCAGAGACAAAGACGCTACCCTATGGACCAATGGGGAGCGTCAAATAGCACAAGGCCTGGACCCCATACCAGAGATGCTGATTAACTGGTCCGGAAAGGGGCCCAGACCAGGATTTTTTAAACCCTCCTGGAGAAACTCTAATGTGCAATgagggctgagaaccactgcttcaAGTGCCAATAACTGAGAGGTGAGGGTACCACCCTCTGTGGCAGCAAACTAGACCAGAGCAGAGGCCAGACAGAGGAGGTGCACGGAGACCAGGTAACAGCCAGGAATGCCTCCCACTGCTTGAGCATTGCCCGATTCAGGAATAACGGCCTCCCCTTACCACTAGGATGCCACACCCAATTCCAACAGTTGGGAGCGAGAGAGCCCACAACACTAAGCAATTCTGTGACACCATCTGGATGTCCTATAACTTAACTCAATTCTAACACTATCTACATGGAGAAAGAGTCAGATCCCACAGgctaagggctcagtcccacaagatgcCCCCCCCCATTAAGgtgccaatcacaagtccaggccatcacctgtgcttctgacccactAGTTATAGAtgggaggttcccatgaccccctccttggaTTCAATTAGTTTGTTAGAGTGGCTTCACAAAACTCAGAGaaaattttacttactagattactggctTATTAGAAAATGATATGACTCTGGAATAGCCAGATAGAAGAAACATATAAGGCAATGTATGTGGGATGGAGCACAGAGCCTCCATGCCCTAAATGTGCCACTctcagggcgcccgggtggctcagtcagttaagcatccaactcttgatttcagctcaggttgtgatctaagggtcgtgagatcaagccccccactgGGCCCACCACTCAgagcaaagtctgcttgagattctctgtccctctgcccctcccagtccTGCATTTGCATGTGTGCCACCTCCCcccattctaaataaataaataaataaaatatttttaaaaaaataatgtgtcaCTCTCCCTCCATATCCACATCTGACAACCCAGAAGTTCTCCAAACCCTGTCTTTTTAGGTCTTTATTGAGGCTTCATTATATAGGCTTGATttattaaatcactggccattggcaaTCAATTGCCACTCCCAAAGGTCAGGGGTGGAACTGCAGGTTCCAATCTCCAATAGCAGGACTGTTTCACCTGGCAACCAGCCCTCAAACCTAGGTGACTTAGTGggtttccaaaagtcacctcatcaACAGACACCTTTATCACTCATCACTTAAGAAATACccagggttttaggagctctatgccagaaacagggacaaagaccaaatatacatatatttcttataaatcacagtatcacaacCACTAAAGGATATCCGGGCATCATGGACCTCGATGATACAGTCCACCAACTTTAGGCTGCTCTGCATCTTCTTCAGCCCTGGAAAACAGAAGGATGCCTAATGGGTCTGTGGCTTTTCAAGAGTGATGGGTTTAAACTGTCACGAATGACACACCACAAACAACCCAAAAAGAATACATCTGAGTGAAGTGTCCTAAGTCACCATAACTGACGACCGTTTGCTGAGTGCCTCTTTCAAATTCAACAGTGGTGTctccaagaaagagaagaggccCTGCCTGAGGTGCAGCAGCATGTCTGGGTCCGATCCCCTTGGAGGGCTCTACGTGGAGTATTTAACCTCTATAGGTGTTGGTCTCAGCTACAGAACAGGCAACTCGGACTGCCCGACTCACCGGGCCCTCCACACTGTGTATCCACTTCAGCCACTCACCCTTACCCAGGAACCACACACAGAACAAAAGTTACAAGACTCCTCAGGAACGGTGCACCGCTCAGCGCCCCTCACACAGCCACACGGGGGCATTGAGAGCATCCTCCAGCTTCTCACATCTCCCACCTCCCGTGCGCACGCTGCCACTGCACCAGCCCTCGGGATACAGACGTGCGCCGCACTCGGTCACCGTGCACCGGGTGAACCAGAGCGCGCGAAGGGAGCCGGCCCTCGGGACACCCACGTGCGCTGCACTCGGTCACCGTGCACCGGGTGAACCAGAGCGCGCGAAGGGAGCCGGCCCTTGGGACACCCACGTGCGCAGCACTCGGTCACCGTGCACCCGGTGACCCAGAGCGCGCGAAGGGAGCCGGCCCTCGGGACACCCACGTGCGCCGCACTCGGTCACCGTGCACCGGGTGAACCAGAGCGCGCGAAGGGAGCCGGCCCTCGGGACACCCACGTGCGCAGCACTCGGTCACCGTGCACCCGGTGACCCAGAGCGCGAAGGGAGCCGGCCCTCGGGACACCCACGTGCGCAG from the Halichoerus grypus chromosome 7, mHalGry1.hap1.1, whole genome shotgun sequence genome contains:
- the MTG1 gene encoding mitochondrial ribosome-associated GTPase 1 isoform X3; this encodes MPSPLGFLCLGLQTNTVLIHPGSLALANNPLFAEKIIQHLEGEGLKNVVFTNCVRDENIKQIIPMVRGLVESSYRYHRGESLEYCAMVIGIPNVGKSSLINALRRQHLRKGKATRVGGEPGITRAVMSRIQVCERPLMFLLDTPGVLAPRIESVEMGLKLALCGTVLDHLVGEETLADYLLYTLNRHQLFGYVQHYGLAAACDDVASVLKQVAVRLGKTQKVKVLTGTGDVNVIQPNYPAAARDFLRTFRSGLLGPVMLDRDVLQRPPLADP
- the MTG1 gene encoding mitochondrial ribosome-associated GTPase 1 isoform X1, translated to MRLASRALCGAAGAGWRESFPLGGRDVARWFPGHMAKGLKKMQSSLKLVDCIIEVHDARIPLSGRNPLFQETLGLKPHMLVLNKMDLADLKEQQVKKIIQHLEGEGLKNVVFTNCVRDENIKQIIPMVRGLVESSYRYHRGESLEYCAMVIGIPNVGKSSLINALRRQHLRKGKATRVGGEPGITRAVMSRIQVCERPLMFLLDTPGVLAPRIESVEMGLKLALCGTVLDHLVGEETLADYLLYTLNRHQLFGYVQHYGLAAACDDVASVLKQVAVRLGKTQKVKVLTGTGDVNVIQPNYPAAARDFLRTFRSGLLGPVMLDRDVLQRPPLADP
- the MTG1 gene encoding mitochondrial ribosome-associated GTPase 1 isoform X2 — translated: MRLASRALCGAAGAGWRESFPLGGRDVARWFPGHMAKGLKKMQSSLKLVDCIIEVHDARIPLSGRNPLFQETLGLKPHMLVLNKMDLADLKEQQKIIQHLEGEGLKNVVFTNCVRDENIKQIIPMVRGLVESSYRYHRGESLEYCAMVIGIPNVGKSSLINALRRQHLRKGKATRVGGEPGITRAVMSRIQVCERPLMFLLDTPGVLAPRIESVEMGLKLALCGTVLDHLVGEETLADYLLYTLNRHQLFGYVQHYGLAAACDDVASVLKQVAVRLGKTQKVKVLTGTGDVNVIQPNYPAAARDFLRTFRSGLLGPVMLDRDVLQRPPLADP